In Acetivibrio cellulolyticus CD2, the sequence TTCATTATGTGTGATTATTAAATTAGTAACATAAAAAAGTAAAGCGTATAAATTATGTGTTATTCTAAAAAGTTTGTTTCCATAAACAAACTTTTTAGAATATTTGTAATTGGCAAATATTTTTAAAAGAAATTCTAATAATTTTAGAGGAATATCCGGGACCTATGAAGAATAAGTAGTAAATCAACACCGATTTATAATAAATTTCAACAAAAAAACTTATATTTTTGCAAAAAAAATAAATTTTCTATTGAGTTTTTGAGGTAAAAATATTATGATTGTATTGACTAAATTAAATGGATCAAAATTTGTCCTAAATAGTGAACTGATTGAAAGTCTTGAAGGAACACCAGATACTGTTATTTCTACAACGACCGGCAAAAAGATTGTAGTTGCGGAAAATGTTGAAGAAGTAGTCGAAAAAGTAATACAATATAAAAGGAAAATATTCTGTAATTTATTATCTAATAATTAACTGATCTTATGGGAGTTCAATAAAAAAATTGGTTTAATATGTATTGTTACTTACGAGCATTAATAAGGGATATTTTTTAAGATATTCTTATCAAGAAGACCATTGATTTAACCTGCTGTTTATTTAAGTTTCAAAGTTATATAGCTGTGCCCGATTGTATAGTTTTTCTAAGGATAAAGGGGGCATAAAGTTGGAGGGTAAAAGTAGTGGTTTTTTCGTTCTTATCGGTATAGTAGCATTTCTTTCATTAGCTCTTGTGTTATTGGCAGGATATGTGTTTTTTGTGCGCGGAAGCGATGGTGATAAGGCTGCAGAACCGGAAAAGAAAATAACGGTTCCAAAAGATGATGAATTATCCTTGCATCAAATGTTTGATAAAAACATTGCCTTTAATTTGAAGAGCAGTGAAAAAGATACCAGTATTCATATCATTTTAGTTAATCTACAAGTGCAGTATTATACTAAGTTGGATGGTATTGAGAGTACAACGGTGAAGATTGAATCTAATAAGAGCAAGCTTTCGGAAATGGTAGGTACATATTTCCAGGGTTTGACTATTGATGATGTCAAAAAAACAGATGCTAAAGAAAAGGCAAGAGCTGATCTTAAGAAAATGATGAATGATTATTTACTTCAAAATGAAACAATTAATGGTGAACTTGTTTACAGCATTATATTTGAATATTGGTTCTATCAGTAGGAGGTGGTTATAAATGGGTGATATTCTATCACAAAATGAAATAGACGAGCTGCTCAAAGCCCTGAATACTGGAGAAATTGATGTCCAGCATATGACCACAACACCCGAAGAGAAGAAGATAAGAAATCACGATTTTAGAAGGCCGAGCAAGTTTGCCAAGGACCATATGAAAACGCTCAATATCATACATGATAACTATGCAAGACTGCTGACAAACTTTTTATCAGGTTATTTAAGGACACTTGTGCAGGTTGCAGTTATTTCAGTTGAAGCGATAGCATATTATGAATTCAATAATTCAATATCAAATCCGGCAGTACTTGCTATTGTTGATTTTTCTCCCTTATCGGGATCGATTATTTTTGAGATGGCTCCTCCCATTGCGTATGCATTAATTGATAGGATACTTGGTGGTAAGGGTTCTCCAATGGAAAAGATTAGAGAATTTACTGAGGTTGAACTTGCCATTATTGAAAGAATTATTATTCAAGTTCTAAACCTTATGAGGGAGCCATGGGAAAATGTTATTGCGATAAGACCAAGGCTTGAAAAAATTGAGACTAATGCACAATTTGCCCAGATAATATCTGCAAACGAAATGGTAGCATTAATAACTTTAGGTGCAAAAATAGGCGATGTTGAGGGAATGATTAATATCTGCATACCGCATATGGTGGTTGAACCGATAGTATCAAAACTTAGTACAAAGTTCTGGTTCTCTAATAGTGAGAAAGAGAAAACAAATGAAAGCAAGGATACTATTGAGCTTAAAATTGAAAATACCAAGGTACCAGTCAGAGCAGTTTTAGGAAGGTCAACAATTCTGGTAAATGACTTTTTGGAGTTGCAGCCAGGGGATGTAATACCTTTAGATTCCAGTGTTAGTGGAAATCTTGAAATTTTGGTTGGTGACCTTTTAAAGTTTTATGGCACTCCTGGAGTAAAGAAGAACAGGGTTGCAATAAAGGTTAATGAAGTTGTAAGAGGAGAGGAGGAAGAGTAGCATGGGTGACATGTTATCGCAGGCTGAAATTGATGCTTTGCTAAATGGAGGATCAATTCCTGATAGCGGTAGTAATGCCAGTGCTAACGACGGCGAGTCTGAACTTTCAAGTCAGGAAGTTGATGCACTAGGCGAAGTAGGCAATATTAGCATGGGTACATCAGCTACTACGCTTTATGCCCTTTTAGGACACAAAGTACTGATTACTACTCCTCAGGTTACTGTATGTTCATGGGAAGAGTTATCAGAACATTACAGAACAAATTATGTTGCTGTAAAAATTGAGTATACTGAGGGACTTAATGGTGCAAATCTTCTAGTTCTAAAGGAAAATGATGCAAAAGTAATTACCGACCTTATGATGGGTGGTGATGGAAGCAATATTTCAGGAGAACTTACAGATCTTCACTTAAGTGCGATTGGCGAGGCTATGAACCAGATGATTGGTTCAGCGGCAACATCAATGTCATCAATGTTTGATAAAAGAGTGGATATATCTCCTCCAAGAGCTTTTTGTATGACATTTGATAACCAGCAGGAAGATGTTTTTCAACCAGAGGATAGGTTAGTCAAAATTGCATTCAAGATGGTAATCGGGGAGTTGGTAGATAGTGAGA encodes:
- a CDS encoding flagellar FlbD family protein, whose amino-acid sequence is MIVLTKLNGSKFVLNSELIESLEGTPDTVISTTTGKKIVVAENVEEVVEKVIQYKRKIFCNLLSNN
- a CDS encoding flagellar basal body-associated FliL family protein → MEGKSSGFFVLIGIVAFLSLALVLLAGYVFFVRGSDGDKAAEPEKKITVPKDDELSLHQMFDKNIAFNLKSSEKDTSIHIILVNLQVQYYTKLDGIESTTVKIESNKSKLSEMVGTYFQGLTIDDVKKTDAKEKARADLKKMMNDYLLQNETINGELVYSIIFEYWFYQ
- the fliY gene encoding flagellar motor switch phosphatase FliY — encoded protein: MGDMLSQAEIDALLNGGSIPDSGSNASANDGESELSSQEVDALGEVGNISMGTSATTLYALLGHKVLITTPQVTVCSWEELSEHYRTNYVAVKIEYTEGLNGANLLVLKENDAKVITDLMMGGDGSNISGELTDLHLSAIGEAMNQMIGSAATSMSSMFDKRVDISPPRAFCMTFDNQQEDVFQPEDRLVKIAFKMVIGELVDSEIMQLIPLKFAKSLVDNLINANSEAVAPPQNNNSSASSVKNTPQVQPPPQQPQQQYTEQYPQQQQYPQQQYQQQYPPQQYPPMQQGMGQPFYGQAPQEQGRFREPINVQPAQFQAFDDGMISFERKNIGLIMDVPLQVTVELGRTNRLIKDILEFGPGSIIELDKLAGEPVDILVNGKVIAKGEVVVIDESFGVRITDIIHPSKRL
- the fliM gene encoding flagellar motor switch protein FliM produces the protein MGDILSQNEIDELLKALNTGEIDVQHMTTTPEEKKIRNHDFRRPSKFAKDHMKTLNIIHDNYARLLTNFLSGYLRTLVQVAVISVEAIAYYEFNNSISNPAVLAIVDFSPLSGSIIFEMAPPIAYALIDRILGGKGSPMEKIREFTEVELAIIERIIIQVLNLMREPWENVIAIRPRLEKIETNAQFAQIISANEMVALITLGAKIGDVEGMINICIPHMVVEPIVSKLSTKFWFSNSEKEKTNESKDTIELKIENTKVPVRAVLGRSTILVNDFLELQPGDVIPLDSSVSGNLEILVGDLLKFYGTPGVKKNRVAIKVNEVVRGEEEE